The nucleotide sequence GGTCGTGGTGCTGCCCGACACCACCGAGCAGGTCGCGCAGGTCCTGAAATACTGCTTTGAGCAGGGCATCAAGGTGGTGCCGCGCGGCTCCGGCACATCGCTGTCCGGCGGCGCACTGCCGCTGACCGACGGCGTGCTCTTGGGGCTCGGCAAGTTCAAGCGCATCCGCGAGATCGATTTCGACAACCGCGTGGTGGTGACTGAACCCGGCGTCACCAACCTTGCCATCAGCCAGGCGGTGGCGCATGCCGGCTTCTATTACGCGCCGGACCCGTCGTCGCAGATCGCCTGCTCGATCGGCGGCAATGTCGCGGAGAATTCCGGCGGGGTGCATTGCCTGAAATACGGCATGACCACCAACAACGTGCTGGGCTGCGAGATCGTGCTGATGTCCGGCGAGATCCTGCGGATCGGCGGCAAGGCGGCGGAGAACTCAGGCTACGACTTGATGGGGATCATCACGGGCTCGGAAGGGCTGCTCGGCGTCATCACCGAAATCACCGTACGGATCCTGCAGAAGCCGGAGACCGCCCGCGCCCTGATGGTGGGGTTTGCCGAGGTCGAAGCCGCCGGCGAATGCGTGGCTGACATCATCGGCGCCGGCATCATTCCGGGCGGCATGGAGATGATGGACAAGCCCGCGATCCACGCCGCCGAAGCCTTCGTGCATGCCGGCTATCCGCTCGATGTCGAGGCGCTTTTGATCATCGAACTGGACGGCCCGAGCGTGGAAGTCGACGAACTGATCAAGCGCGTTGAGGCGATCGCGCAAGCTTGCGGCTCGACGACCTGCCAGATTTCCACGTCGGAGGCCGAACGCAATTTGTTCTGGGCCGGGCGCAAGGCGGCATTCCCGGCGGTGGGCCGGATTTCGCCCGACTATCTCTGCATGGACGGCACCATTCCGCGCGGCGCGCTGCCGAAGGCGCTCGCCCGCATCCGCGATCTCTCGGCGAAATATAATCTGCGCGTCGCCAACGTGTTTCACGCGGGCGACGGCAATCTGCATCCCCTGATCCTCTACGATGCCAACCAGCCGGGCGAGATCGAGCGGGCAGAGGCCTTCGGTGCCGACATCCTGCGCGCCTGCGTCGAGCTTGGCGGCGTGCTCACCGGCGAGCATGGCGTCGGCATCGAGAAGCGCGACCTGATGCCGGAGATGTTTTCCGAGATCGACCTCAACCAGCAGCAGCGGCTGAAATGCGCCTTCGACGCACAGGGCCTGCTCAATCCCGGAAAAGTGTTTCCGATCCTGCACCGCTGCGCCGAACTCGGCCGCATGCATGTGCATCGCGGCAAGCTGGCGTTTCCGGATATTCCGAGATTTTGATGATGGCGCTTGCCAGTTTTTCAACCTTCATACCCCGCCACCGGGTCTCGCCTTTGGCGAGCCCGATAACAGGCTCCGGCGGGGTATCCAGTACGCCGCGCCGCCGAATTTCGTCCTCGGCTCCCGCGATTACTGGATCGTCCGCTCCAGTGCGCAATTGCGCACAAGGCGGACGATGACGCCAGAGTTCGGGTTTGAAAGCGTGGATACTCTCAGGGTACGTGATCCCAAGGACGTCGAAGAGGTGGTGCGCGCGGCGATCGCCGGCGAGCAGCCGCTCGAGACCATTGGCCATGGCACAAAGCGCGCGATCGGCCATCCGATGGCGACAAACGCGGTGCTGGACCTTTCGGCGCTCAACGCCGTCTCCTCCTACGAGCCGAACGAACTGATCATCACGGTGCAGGCCGGCGCGCCGCTCGCCGATGTGCAGTCGCTGATCGATTCCAAGAACCAGCAATTCGCCTTCGAGCCGATGGATGCGTCCGCACTGCTCGGCGTGTCGGGCAACGGCACTATCGGCGGCATGATCGGTGCGGGGCTGGCCGGTCCCCGCCGCATCAGGGCCGGCGGCGCACGCGATCATCTGCTCGGCGCGCATGCGGTGTCCGGCTTCGGTGACAGTTTCAAGACCGGCGGCAGGGTGGTGAAGAACGTCACCGGCTATGATCTCTGCAAGCTGCTGACGGGCTCGTGGGGCACGCTGGCGGTCATGACGGAAGTGACGCTGAAGGTGATGCCCAAACCCGAAAGCGAGCGCACGCTGATGCTCGCGGGGCTCGACGATGTCACCGCGAACCGGGCGATGACCGCAGCGCTTGGCTCGCCCTACGACGTCTCGGGCGCGGCGCACCTGCCCAATTCGGCGTTCCGGCCCGCAACCGGCGCGCTCGCGGGTTTGGCGGCGCAGGGGCGGGCAGTCACGCTGCTGCGGCTCGAAGGCATCGCGGTCTCGGTCGCGGATCGCGCCGGCTCGCTGGCCAAGACGCTTGCGCCATTCGGGTCCGTGCAAATGCTGCGGGACACAGCCTCGGCTGCGGCGTGGGGTGCCATCCGCGACGTCGAGCCGTTTGCGGCAGGCGGCGCGCTCGGCGCCTGGCCGGTGTGGCGGATCGTCTGTCCGCCGGCCGCAGGCGGTGCGCTCGGCCAGGCGCTGGCGCGCGATAGCGGGGGCGATGTGATCTATGATTGGGGCGGCGGCCTGATCTGGGCGGCATTGCCGCCCAAGCCGGACGCGCTGGCCGCCCTGGTTCGTCAGCGCGTCGAGGCGGCCGGCGGCCATGCGTCGCTGATCCGCGCATCCGAAGAGATCAGGCGAAATGTCGACGTCTTCCACCCGCAGGCCGGCGGCCTCGCCGCGTTGAGCCGGCGCGTGCGGCACAGCTTCGATCCCAACATCATCCTCAACCGCGGCCGGATGCTGCGGGGGCCTGCGACATGAAAACCGAATTCTCGCTCGTTCAACTGGCCGATCCTGACATCGCGGAAGCGGACAAGATCCTGCGCGCCTGCGTGCATTGCGGCTTCTGCACCGCGACCTGTCCGACCTATGTGCTGCTCGGCGACGAACTCGATAGCCCGCGCGGGCGGATCTATCTGATCAAGGAGATGCTGGAAAAGGACCGGCCGCCGACCGCGGAGGTGGTCAAGCATATCGACCGCTGCCTGTCCTGCCTCGCCTGCATGACCACCTGTCCGTCCGGCGTGCACTACATGCACCTGGTCGATCAGGCGCGGGTCCGGATCGAACGGGATTTTTCGAGGCCGGTGACGGAGCGGGCCTTGCGCGCGGTGCTGGCTTTCGTGCTGCCGCGGCCATACCTGTTTCGCGCCAGCATGATCATGGCGCGGTTCGCCCGGCCGTTTGCAGGCCTGTTGCCGGCGCCGAAGACGACCGCGACACCCGGCCTGTTGCGACGGATCAAGGCGATGCTGGCGCTCGCGCCGAAGGGCCTCCCGGCGCCGGGCCCCTCGGGCGGCAGCGTTTTTCCGGCCACGGGCGAGCGGCGCGGGCGGGTGGCGCTGCTGCAGGGCTGCGCCCAGCAGGTGCTGGCCCCGCGCATCAACCAGGCCGCCATCAGTCTCCTGACGCGCCATGGCATCGAGGTCGTCCTGGTCAGGGACGAGCAATGCTGCGGCGCGCTCACCCACCACCTCGGGCAGGACGGCGACGCGCTGGCGCGGGCGCGCGCCAACATCACGGTGTGGAAAAAGGAGGCGGAACAAGGCGGCCTCGACGCCATCCTGGTCACCGCTTCGGGCTGCGGCACGGTCATCAAGGACTATGGTTTCATGCTGCGCGAGGACCGCGATTTCGCACAAAGCGCGGCGCAGATTTCCGCGCTGGCAAAGGATATCACCGAGTATCTCGCAGGCCTCGCGCTCGCGCC is from Bradyrhizobium sp. AZCC 2176 and encodes:
- a CDS encoding FAD-linked oxidase C-terminal domain-containing protein; translated protein: MAIMMPAADQAVLNRRGEIVTALRAIVPGEGVIDSAAEMLAYESDGLTAYRQPPMVVVLPDTTEQVAQVLKYCFEQGIKVVPRGSGTSLSGGALPLTDGVLLGLGKFKRIREIDFDNRVVVTEPGVTNLAISQAVAHAGFYYAPDPSSQIACSIGGNVAENSGGVHCLKYGMTTNNVLGCEIVLMSGEILRIGGKAAENSGYDLMGIITGSEGLLGVITEITVRILQKPETARALMVGFAEVEAAGECVADIIGAGIIPGGMEMMDKPAIHAAEAFVHAGYPLDVEALLIIELDGPSVEVDELIKRVEAIAQACGSTTCQISTSEAERNLFWAGRKAAFPAVGRISPDYLCMDGTIPRGALPKALARIRDLSAKYNLRVANVFHAGDGNLHPLILYDANQPGEIERAEAFGADILRACVELGGVLTGEHGVGIEKRDLMPEMFSEIDLNQQQRLKCAFDAQGLLNPGKVFPILHRCAELGRMHVHRGKLAFPDIPRF
- a CDS encoding FAD-binding protein; translation: MDTLRVRDPKDVEEVVRAAIAGEQPLETIGHGTKRAIGHPMATNAVLDLSALNAVSSYEPNELIITVQAGAPLADVQSLIDSKNQQFAFEPMDASALLGVSGNGTIGGMIGAGLAGPRRIRAGGARDHLLGAHAVSGFGDSFKTGGRVVKNVTGYDLCKLLTGSWGTLAVMTEVTLKVMPKPESERTLMLAGLDDVTANRAMTAALGSPYDVSGAAHLPNSAFRPATGALAGLAAQGRAVTLLRLEGIAVSVADRAGSLAKTLAPFGSVQMLRDTASAAAWGAIRDVEPFAAGGALGAWPVWRIVCPPAAGGALGQALARDSGGDVIYDWGGGLIWAALPPKPDALAALVRQRVEAAGGHASLIRASEEIRRNVDVFHPQAGGLAALSRRVRHSFDPNIILNRGRMLRGPAT
- the glcF gene encoding glycolate oxidase subunit GlcF, coding for MKTEFSLVQLADPDIAEADKILRACVHCGFCTATCPTYVLLGDELDSPRGRIYLIKEMLEKDRPPTAEVVKHIDRCLSCLACMTTCPSGVHYMHLVDQARVRIERDFSRPVTERALRAVLAFVLPRPYLFRASMIMARFARPFAGLLPAPKTTATPGLLRRIKAMLALAPKGLPAPGPSGGSVFPATGERRGRVALLQGCAQQVLAPRINQAAISLLTRHGIEVVLVRDEQCCGALTHHLGQDGDALARARANITVWKKEAEQGGLDAILVTASGCGTVIKDYGFMLREDRDFAQSAAQISALAKDITEYLAGLALAPSRQKGDVTVAYHSACSLQHGQKITGLPKELLSKNGFVVKDVPESHLCCGSAGTYNILQPDIASRLRDRKVANIATVKPDMIAAGNIGCMVQIAGGTSVPVVHTIELLDWATGGPKPGSIPGLN